In Pseudomonadota bacterium, the following are encoded in one genomic region:
- a CDS encoding RES family NAD+ phosphorylase, producing MIHDLELLDRLSAFPPIAFDDEVFRATRRSLDALTASTSGGRWAPKNRVAALYTSCKRAGALAELVFQWSQYTPLPTKPAAVHRIRLTTKKTLRFLRTDLTELGVNWDLYSEAGYTRTQEIGAAVAFLECDGLIAPSARWDCENLVLFTDNHGVANDLEVLATEEVDWIAWARENKLLPVSDQPVR from the coding sequence TTGATTCATGATCTGGAGCTGCTCGATAGACTCAGTGCATTTCCACCGATAGCCTTCGATGACGAGGTTTTCCGCGCAACGCGGAGGAGCTTAGATGCGCTGACCGCTTCAACGAGCGGTGGTCGGTGGGCACCGAAGAACCGTGTCGCTGCGCTCTATACGAGTTGTAAACGCGCGGGCGCTCTCGCCGAACTCGTTTTTCAGTGGAGTCAATATACGCCCCTGCCCACCAAACCTGCCGCAGTACATCGGATTCGCCTCACAACGAAGAAAACGCTTCGTTTCCTCCGTACGGACCTGACCGAACTCGGCGTTAATTGGGATCTGTATAGCGAAGCGGGTTACACGCGGACGCAAGAAATCGGGGCGGCCGTCGCCTTTCTTGAATGCGACGGCCTGATCGCACCTTCCGCGCGTTGGGATTGTGAGAACCTGGTACTTTTTACGGATAACCACGGTGTGGCTAATGATCTCGAAGTGCTCGCCACTGAAGAAGTCGACTGGATCGCGTGGGCACGGGAGAATAAGCTCCTTCCCGTATCCGATCAGCCAGTGCGATAA
- a CDS encoding MbcA/ParS/Xre antitoxin family protein encodes MNAIARKLELIEQKGAMRSVDVANLLGTRPETVSRWNQGKAFPRSDTQKLLLELEYIVEQLSDFYEPQEARLWLFSRQKRLGGATPAALIQQGKTDEVIAVIDQLRDGVYL; translated from the coding sequence AACAAAAGGGAGCAATGCGCTCCGTGGACGTAGCGAACCTTTTGGGGACGCGGCCGGAAACTGTATCGCGCTGGAACCAGGGGAAAGCATTTCCGCGCTCCGATACACAAAAACTTCTTCTCGAATTGGAGTACATCGTCGAGCAGCTTTCGGATTTCTACGAGCCACAAGAGGCTCGACTTTGGCTGTTTTCTCGACAGAAACGGCTTGGCGGCGCAACACCAGCCGCACTCATTCAGCAAGGTAAGACGGACGAAGTGATTGCTGTCATTGACCAACTCCGAGATGGCGTATATTTATGA
- a CDS encoding OmpA family protein has product MNISPTPPADEGMDATPAWSIWPAIADIMVGLLGIFVLLFVWSTVLQIELAVQLREEKEARQAEAKRLAALEGALAKPLAEGRITLREGRIGMQGSVLFQLGSAELSAEGQQLIVNIATPLRIYTGQGEMNVMVSGFTDDRPVRGITSPFRDNWELSTERALTVMRALIAAGFPRGKIFAAGFGETKPVAANISEANRAHNRRVEIAPVPTLESIPK; this is encoded by the coding sequence ATGAATATCTCACCGACGCCGCCCGCCGATGAAGGCATGGATGCCACCCCGGCGTGGAGCATCTGGCCGGCGATCGCCGATATCATGGTCGGCCTGCTCGGGATCTTCGTATTGCTTTTCGTTTGGTCCACGGTGCTGCAAATCGAGTTGGCGGTGCAACTGCGGGAAGAAAAAGAAGCTCGCCAAGCGGAAGCCAAGCGCTTGGCGGCGTTGGAGGGCGCCTTGGCGAAACCGCTGGCCGAAGGGCGTATCACCCTCAGGGAAGGCCGTATCGGGATGCAGGGCAGCGTATTGTTTCAGTTGGGATCGGCGGAGCTTTCCGCCGAAGGCCAGCAACTGATCGTAAACATAGCCACGCCGTTGCGGATCTATACCGGACAGGGCGAGATGAATGTGATGGTGAGCGGCTTTACCGATGATCGGCCGGTGCGCGGGATCACCAGCCCGTTCCGGGATAATTGGGAGCTATCGACCGAGCGGGCGTTGACCGTCATGCGGGCGCTGATTGCGGCGGGGTTCCCTCGCGGCAAGATTTTCGCCGCCGGCTTCGGCGAGACCAAACCCGTTGCCGCCAACATCTCCGAAGCCAACCGCGCCCATAACCGGCGCGTCGAGATCGCGCCCGTTCCGACGCTGGAATCGATTCCAAAATAG
- the dinB gene encoding DNA polymerase IV: MRQILHIDMDAFFAAVEQKRNPDLAGKPVVIGGRGDPRERGAVSTASYEARNHGIHSAMPLRAAFRLCPQAVFLAVDYELYARVSAIIKTILRDFTPLVEDAGLDEAYLDITGLEPAPEQLATKIKQRIRERTGLSCSIGIAPNKLLAKICSDLDKPDGLTVLTEAELKNRIWPLPVRSIPGIGPVTAERLVPMGVTTIRQLARLPLADLVKEFGPSHGEFLYLASRGIDRRPVVTHREPKSHSRERTFQHDIGDLEMLASVIATLAGEVADDLRNDGYGGRTVALKVRFSNFETHTREKTLDQPTDSSDLIRQAAFDCSRRVALSKKVRLIGIRVGGLEKSRVQ; the protein is encoded by the coding sequence ATGAGGCAAATCTTACACATCGACATGGACGCGTTTTTCGCGGCCGTGGAGCAAAAGCGGAACCCGGATCTCGCGGGTAAACCCGTCGTCATCGGTGGGCGGGGGGATCCGCGCGAACGGGGCGCCGTATCGACTGCCTCGTACGAAGCGAGAAACCACGGGATCCATTCCGCCATGCCCCTGCGCGCGGCCTTCAGGCTGTGTCCGCAGGCAGTGTTTTTAGCGGTGGATTACGAGCTGTACGCGCGCGTCTCGGCGATCATCAAGACCATACTGCGAGACTTCACCCCGCTGGTCGAAGATGCCGGGCTCGATGAGGCGTATCTGGATATCACCGGCCTCGAACCGGCGCCGGAGCAGCTTGCAACTAAAATAAAACAACGCATTCGGGAACGGACCGGTCTTAGTTGCTCGATCGGGATTGCGCCGAACAAGCTGCTTGCCAAGATCTGTTCCGATCTCGACAAGCCGGATGGTCTGACTGTCCTCACCGAAGCGGAGTTGAAAAATCGCATTTGGCCGCTGCCGGTTCGCAGCATACCTGGCATCGGGCCGGTGACGGCGGAACGCCTAGTTCCGATGGGCGTGACCACGATTAGACAACTTGCTCGCCTACCCCTCGCCGATTTGGTGAAGGAATTCGGTCCATCCCACGGGGAGTTTCTTTACCTGGCTTCGCGGGGCATCGATCGACGGCCCGTGGTCACGCATCGAGAACCGAAATCCCACAGCCGGGAGCGCACCTTCCAACACGATATCGGGGACCTGGAAATGCTCGCGAGCGTGATTGCGACGCTGGCGGGAGAGGTGGCCGACGACCTGCGCAATGACGGCTATGGAGGCAGAACCGTCGCCTTAAAAGTGCGGTTCAGCAATTTCGAAACCCATACCCGCGAGAAGACCTTGGACCAACCGACCGATTCCAGCGACCTTATCCGGCAAGCCGCCTTCGATTGTTCGCGGCGAGTCGCGTTGAGCAAAAAGGTGCGGCTCATCGGTATTCGGGTCGGCGGGCTCGAGAAATCGCGCGTCCAGTAA